A genomic window from Anas platyrhynchos isolate ZD024472 breed Pekin duck chromosome 13, IASCAAS_PekinDuck_T2T, whole genome shotgun sequence includes:
- the TNNC1 gene encoding troponin C, slow skeletal and cardiac muscles produces the protein MDDIYKAAVEQLTEEQKNEFKAAFDIFVLGAEDGCISTKELGKVMRMLGQNPTPEELQEMIDEVDEDGSGTVDFDEFLVMMVRCMKDDSKGKTEEELSDLFRMFDKNADGYIDLEELKIMLQATGETITEDDIEELMKDGDKNNDGRIDYDEFLEFMKGVE, from the exons ATGGATGACATCTACAAGGCAGCG GTTGAGCAGctgacagaagaacaaaaaaatg AGTTCAAGGCTGCCTTTGACATTTTCGTGCTGGGGGCAGAGGATGGCTGCATCAGCACCAAGGAGCTGGGGAAGGTGATGAGGATGCTGGGGCAGAACCCCAccccagaggagctgcaggagatgaTTGATGAGGTGGATGAGGATG GCAGTGGCACTGTGGACTTTGATGAGTTCCTCGTTATGATGGTCCGGTGTATGAAAGatgacagcaaaggaaaaactgaagagGAACTCTCAGATCTCTTCAGGATGTTTGATAA GAATGCTGATGGCTACATCGACCTCGAGGAGCTGAAGATCATGCTACAGGCAACCGGAGAGACCATCACTGAAGACGACATAGAAGAACTGATGAAAGATGGGGACAAAAACAACGATGGCAGGATTGACTACGATG AGTTCCTGGAGTTCATGAAGGGAGTTGAATAA
- the RPL29 gene encoding large ribosomal subunit protein eL29, whose translation MLRAVRVAHRSVASFRCGRTPFPSSPRVWSFLFRRGGGGLRSGAAMAKSKNHTTHNQSRKWHRNGIKKPRTHRYESLKGVDPKFLRNMRFAKKHNKKGLKKMQANNAKQAALQKKD comes from the exons ATGTTGCGGGCGGTTCGTGTTGCGCACCGGAGCGTTGCGAGCTTCCGGTGCGGGCGGACGCCATTTCCCAGCAGCCCCCGGGTTTGGTCTTTCCTCTtccggcgcggcggcggcgggctgCGGTCGG GTGCAGCCATGGCCAAGTCCAAGAACCACACCACGCACAACCAGT CCCGCAAGTGGCACAGGAATGGCATCAAGAAGCCCAGGACCCATAGATACGAGTCTCTCAAAGGG GTTGATCCCAAGTTTCTGAGGAACATGAGATTCGCAAAGAAGCACAATAAGAAGGGGCTGAAGAAGATGCAGGCCAACAATGccaagcaggcagctctgcagaaaaaggACTGA